Genomic segment of Acaryochloris thomasi RCC1774:
ATCTGACGGGCATCAGCAACCGGAATGGGGTACTCGAACTCTGTACGAGTCAAATCAACCACCTTGCCCTTTAGCGTTAGGTAGGCCAAATCCCCCGCAACCCGGACCCGTACCGTCGCTTTTGGCGTCGCTGCAACATATCCTTGAATATAGACTGTCCCCTCGCAACCCAAGCGCCAGTCATCATTGGTAACTAGGAACTTTCGCTCAATCTCTAGCGCCATATCGCGGCTTACCTAGCCAGGACTCTTTGCTTTCAACAATTGTTTTACGGTCTCAATCAGCTCACTGGGATTGAATGGCTTAATAACGTAAGCATCACCGCCCTGTCTCATACCCCAATGGCGATCAAACTCTTCACCCTTCGTCGAACACATGATGACAGGAATGCCCGCTGACTTCAGCTCATCCTTAATCCAACGGCAAAGCTCATAGCCATTCATCTTGGGCATCACAATGTCGGTAATCAGTAGATCGGGATAGCTGCTCTGGGGCATTTCCGTCAACATCGTTTTGGCCTCTTGACCATCCACTGCTTCTACAACGTCAAATTGGTAGTGCTTGAGCAAGTCAGTTATCATGACGCGCATCGTCGGGCTGTCATCGACCACCATGATTTTTGCCATTTTACGTTTCCTTTCTCAAGTCCCACAGCTCTTTAATAAGGATGCCCTAACACGTCAGGCAAATGTACTTCGGATGCGGTATGTCACAGGGTTGTATGCTTTAGCCTGTTACCCGCCACAGCCGTGCTCTATTTACTGTAGCAATTGCAGAGAAATTTTTACCCTTACAACAACAAATTGAGTCGTTACACCTTATCCAAGGATAAACCAAGATAATCCCTAATCAATCCGAATAAACACGGAGGTCTAGAGCCACTACAGCCCCTGCAAAATTACTCTGGCTAAAGAATAAAACGAATGAACTTTTTCTTGCCCACCTGCAGCACCTTGCCGTCAAGTTCAGCAGTAGAAGAAATCACCTGATCGCTTTGGGCAACTTTTTCTCCGTCTATTCTCACCGCCCCACCCTTGATCTGCCGCCGCGCTTCACTACTGCTGGCGCAGAGTCCACAGGCGCTTACCAGGTAAAACAGCTTTGCAGGAAACTCAACCGTTGCGAGCGAAAACTCTGGAATGAGATCCGTTTGACTCATGTCTTGCTGTGTGACAACTGCTGCCAAAGATTTCTGGGTCTGTAGTGCCACTTCCGAATTGTGATACTGGCTGACAACAGTCAGCGCTAACTGTTTCTGACACTCACGAGGACTGTCAGGTAGCTCTTCAATAGCCTCGTTTGTTAAAAGCTCAAAATACTGTTTGATTACGGTGTCAGGCGTTTTTTCCAGCTTGGAGTACATGCTCACCGGATCTTCAGAAAGCCCTACATAATTGTTGAGAGATTTTGACATTTTCTGAACGCCATCGGTCCCGAGCAAGATCGGCATCAACAGGCCAAACTGTGGTGACTGGTTGAAATGTCGCTGTAGATCTCTACCTACGGCAATATTGAACTTCTGATCGGTTCCGCCCAGTTCTATATCTGCCTGTACAGCCACAGAATCATACCCCTGCATCAATGGATAGAGAAATTCATGCAGATAAATGGGGCTTTCTTGCTGATAGCGCTCAGAAAATCCTTCCTTGGCGAGCATCTGTCCCACTGTCATCTTGGTCAAGAGCTGCAGTACCTTCGACAGATCTAGCTGGGTCAACCATTCAGAGTTGTAGCGAATTTCTAAGCGTCCAGGCGTCTCAAAATCAAGGATAGGGCGAATTTGTTCTAGATAGGTTTTAACATTCTGCTGAACATCAGATTCTGTTAGCTGTCGACGCACCTCCG
This window contains:
- a CDS encoding response regulator transcription factor, which gives rise to MAKIMVVDDSPTMRVMITDLLKHYQFDVVEAVDGQEAKTMLTEMPQSSYPDLLITDIVMPKMNGYELCRWIKDELKSAGIPVIMCSTKGEEFDRHWGMRQGGDAYVIKPFNPSELIETVKQLLKAKSPG
- the tyrS gene encoding tyrosine--tRNA ligase, encoding MDAVSSVLSRGVSEIFPNHPSSSDLNENLQLRLQRSDQPLRVKFGIDPTGTDIHLGHSIPIRKLRAFQDLGHTAVLIIGDFTAQIGDPTGKSEVRRQLTESDVQQNVKTYLEQIRPILDFETPGRLEIRYNSEWLTQLDLSKVLQLLTKMTVGQMLAKEGFSERYQQESPIYLHEFLYPLMQGYDSVAVQADIELGGTDQKFNIAVGRDLQRHFNQSPQFGLLMPILLGTDGVQKMSKSLNNYVGLSEDPVSMYSKLEKTPDTVIKQYFELLTNEAIEELPDSPRECQKQLALTVVSQYHNSEVALQTQKSLAAVVTQQDMSQTDLIPEFSLATVEFPAKLFYLVSACGLCASSSEARRQIKGGAVRIDGEKVAQSDQVISSTAELDGKVLQVGKKKFIRFIL